A single region of the Bacteroidales bacterium genome encodes:
- a CDS encoding nitroreductase family protein — protein MNFLELAKKRQSVREYLEKPIEREKIEHCLEAAQLAPSACNSQPWKFIILDDKKIRKAVAEETFGKIFSFNHFTMQAPVLVVIITEKSSKKAQIGEVLKNKTYNLIDIGIATEHFCLQAVEEGLGTCILGWFDEKGIKKILNIPKNKQVNLLITLGYPAKNEIREKKRKNLDEIRYYNNYPH, from the coding sequence ATGAACTTTTTAGAACTTGCAAAAAAAAGACAAAGCGTAAGAGAATATCTTGAAAAGCCGATTGAAAGAGAAAAAATTGAACATTGTCTTGAAGCTGCACAATTAGCTCCTTCTGCATGTAATTCACAACCATGGAAATTTATTATTTTAGATGATAAAAAAATCAGAAAAGCCGTTGCTGAAGAAACATTCGGAAAAATATTCTCTTTTAATCATTTTACAATGCAAGCCCCTGTTCTTGTAGTTATAATAACCGAAAAATCAAGCAAAAAGGCTCAAATAGGAGAAGTTTTAAAAAATAAAACATACAATTTAATTGATATTGGAATAGCTACGGAACATTTCTGCTTACAGGCAGTTGAAGAAGGACTTGGAACATGTATTCTTGGATGGTTTGATGAAAAAGGAATAAAAAAAATATTAAATATCCCTAAAAATAAACAAGTAAATTTGCTAATAACTCTTGGATATCCTGCAAAAAATGAAATTCGTGAAAAAAAGAGAAAAAATTTAGACGAAATAAGATATTATAACAATTATCCACACTAA
- the creD gene encoding cell envelope integrity protein CreD has protein sequence MNTNKPSFSEKYSAIIKIISIAFIILLLLIPTGLIRSLVREREATQQEAIWEVSSKWGNSQTITGPIITIPYISYIRGEKNEIIKIKSYAHFLPEELNINGKISPELRYRGIYEVIVYESELHFNGKFNYPDLLEMNIPIENVLFDEAYISIGIPDMRGIEENINVTLNDSVYSVNPGVESNDIIVSGVSTKIKINKKAEIKEINFNFDIYLNGSDALFFTPVGKETNVNLSSTWNNPGFNGAFLPDERNVDDNGFSAKWKVLHLNRNYPQQWTENNYNISESTFGVNLLLPVDAYQKSMRSAKYAVMFISLTFLIFFFIEVLNKKRIHPIQYILVGLALCVFYTLLLSLSEHIGFKFAYLIAAISTVTLITLYSKSIFKEKNLTILMGGILTVLYFYIYILLQLQDYALLLGSIGLFVVLAIVMYLSRKVDWYSTGIKNGQKNNI, from the coding sequence ATGAATACCAATAAACCTTCTTTTAGTGAAAAATATTCAGCAATAATAAAAATCATTTCAATTGCTTTTATTATTTTATTGCTTTTAATACCAACAGGTTTGATAAGGTCTCTTGTTAGGGAAAGAGAGGCGACACAACAAGAAGCTATTTGGGAAGTAAGTTCAAAATGGGGAAATAGCCAGACAATTACGGGACCTATTATTACTATTCCGTATATTTCATACATTAGGGGAGAAAAAAATGAAATAATCAAAATAAAAAGTTATGCTCATTTTCTTCCCGAAGAACTTAATATTAATGGGAAAATAAGCCCTGAGTTAAGATATCGGGGCATATATGAAGTAATTGTGTATGAATCAGAATTACATTTTAATGGAAAATTCAACTATCCTGATTTATTAGAAATGAATATTCCCATAGAAAATGTTTTATTTGATGAGGCTTATATTTCTATTGGCATTCCTGATATGAGAGGAATAGAAGAAAATATAAATGTTACTTTAAACGATTCGGTATATTCTGTAAACCCGGGTGTTGAAAGTAATGATATAATTGTATCAGGTGTAAGCACAAAAATCAAGATAAATAAAAAAGCAGAAATAAAAGAAATAAATTTCAATTTTGATATTTATTTGAATGGCAGCGATGCTTTATTTTTCACACCTGTTGGAAAAGAAACAAATGTTAATCTTTCTTCAACATGGAATAATCCCGGTTTTAACGGAGCATTCCTTCCTGATGAAAGAAATGTTGATGATAATGGATTTTCAGCAAAATGGAAAGTGCTTCATCTTAACAGAAATTATCCTCAGCAATGGACAGAAAATAATTATAATATTTCAGAATCAACTTTTGGAGTTAATCTTTTATTACCTGTTGATGCATATCAAAAATCAATGCGTTCGGCTAAATATGCTGTAATGTTTATTTCTCTTACTTTTTTAATATTTTTCTTTATCGAAGTTCTTAACAAAAAAAGAATACATCCAATTCAATATATTCTTGTTGGCTTGGCACTTTGTGTTTTTTATACTCTATTACTTTCACTGTCAGAACATATTGGTTTTAAATTTGCATATTTAATAGCTGCAATATCAACAGTAACTTTAATTACTTTATATTCAAAAAGTATCTTCAAAGAAAAAAATCTGACAATTCTTATGGGAGGCATTTTAACAGTTCTTTACTTTTATATTTATATATTATTACAACTTCAGGATTATGCATTATTATTAGGAAGTATAGGTCTTTTTGTTGTTTTGGCAATTGTTATGTATTTATCAAGAAAAGTTGACTGGTATTCTACAGGAATTAAAAACGGACAGAAAAATAATATTTAA